In one Balaenoptera acutorostrata chromosome 5, mBalAcu1.1, whole genome shotgun sequence genomic region, the following are encoded:
- the LOC130708280 gene encoding BTB/POZ domain-containing protein KCTD9-like, which translates to MRRVTLFLNGSPKNGKLVAVYGTLSDLLSVASNKLGIKATSVYNGKGGLIDDIALIRDDDVLFVCEGEPFIDPQTDSKVPEGLSGSHTDWLTLNVGGRYFTTTRSTLVNKEPDSMLAHMFKDKGVWGNKQDHRGAFLIDRSPEYFEPILNYLRHGQLIVNDGINLLGVLEEARFFGIDSLIEHLEVAIKNSQPPEDHSPISRKEFVRFLLATPTKSELRCQGLNFSGADLSRLDLRYINFKMANLSRCNLAHANLCCANLERADLSGSVLDCANLQGVKMLCSNAEGASLKLCNFEDPSGLKANLEGANLKGVDMEGCQMTGINLRVATLKNAKLKNCNLRGATLAGTDLENCDLSGCDLQEANLRGSNVKGAIFEEMLTPLHMSQSVR; encoded by the coding sequence ATGAGGCGGGTGACCCTGTTCCTTAACGGCAGCCCCAAGAATGGAAAGCTGGTCGCTGTATATGGAACTTTATCTGATTTGCTTTCTGTGGCCAGCAATAAACTCGGCATAAAAGCCACCAGTGTGTATAATGGGAAAGGTGGACTGATTGATGATATTGCTTTGATCAGGGATGAtgatgttttgtttgtgtgtgaaGGAGAACCATTTATTGACCCTCAGACAGATTCTAAAGTACCGGAAGGGTTGTCAGGATCTCACACAGACTGGCTAACATTAAATGTTGGAGGGCGGTACTTTACAACCACACGGAGCACTTTAGTGAATAAAGAACCTGACAGTATGCTGGCCCACATGTTTAAGGACAAAGGTGTGTGGGGAAATAAGCAAGATCATAGAGGAGCTTTCTTAATTGACCGAAGTCCTGAGTACTTTGAACCCATTTTGAACTACTTGCGTCATGGACAGCTCATTGTAAACGATGGGATTAATTTGTTGGGTGTGTTAGAAGAAGCAAGATTTTTTGGTATTGACTCATTGATTGAACACCTAGAAGTGGCAATAAAGAATTCTCAACCACCAGAAGATCATTCACCAATATCTCGAAAGGAATTTGTCCGATTTCTGCTAGCCACTCCAACCAAATCAGAATTGCGTTGCCAGGGTTTAAACTTCAGTGGTGCTGATCTTTCTCGTTTGGACCTTCGATACATTAACTTCAAAATGGCCAATTTAAGCCGCTGCAATCTTGCCCACGCTAATCTATGCTGTGCAAATCTTGAACGAGCTGATCTCTCTGGATCAGTGCTTGACTGTGCAAATCTCCAGGGAGTCAAGATGCTCTGTTCTAATGCAGAAGGAGCATCCCTGAAACTGTGCAATTTTGAAGATCCTTCTGGTCTTAAAGCCAATTTAGAAGGTGCTAATCTGAAAGGTGTGGATATGGAAGGATGTCAAATGACAGGAATTAACCTGAGAGTTGCTACCTTAAAAAATGCAAAGTTGAAGAACTGTAACCTCAGAGGAGCGACTCTGGCAGGAACTGATTTGGAGAACTGCGACCTGTCTGGGTGTGACCTTCAAGAAGCCAACCTGAGGGGTTCCAACGTGAAGGGCGCCATCTTTGAAGAGATGCTGACACCACTACATATGTCACAAAGCGTCAGATGA